A window from Calliopsis andreniformis isolate RMS-2024a chromosome 5, iyCalAndr_principal, whole genome shotgun sequence encodes these proteins:
- the Nup44a gene encoding nuclear pore complex protein Nup44A isoform X1, translated as MFEAHSINAEHKDLIHDIAYDFYGQRMATCSSDQFVKVWDEDEHGNWHLTASWKAHSGSVWKVTWAHPEFGQVLATCSFDRTAAVWEEIVGEGSGPGERGMRHWVRRTNLVDSRKSVTDVKFAPKTLGLLLATCSEDGVIRIYEAPDVMNLSQWTLQHDISCKLQCSCLTWNPSLSRLHPPMIAVGSDDSNPSAGGKVFIYEYSESSRRWAKTETLAIPDPVHDIAFAPNLGRSFHTLAIATKDVKIITLKPILDTVQSGAQRFEITTAAQFSDHDFTVWRVCWNIMGTILASSGDDGCVRLWKDNYINNWKCVAVLKGDGTSAQSAETPTAATPPNHSTGTQQTPSTTRAITVATVTAEKPTVTVMCINKWQAPVTKGRFSKSVWLGNPSEATLPPPPILECPKAKK; from the exons ATGTTCGAAGCACATAGCATCAATGCAGAACACAAAGACTTGATCCACGATATTGCATACGATTTTTATGGGCAACGAATGGCAACATGCTCCAGTGATCAATTTGTAAAA GTCTGGGATGAAGACGAACATGGGAACTGGCATTTGACTGCATCTTGGAAAGCTCACAGTGGATCTGTGTGGAAAGTTACTTGGGCACATCCAGAATTTGGTCAAGTTCTTGCAACATGTTCCTTTGATCGGACAGCAGCTGTGTGGGAAGAAATAG TTGGAGAAGGATCAGGCCCAGGTGAACGTGGCATGAGACACTGGGTCAGGAGAACAAACTTGGTAGATTCTAGAAAATCTGTAACAGATGTGAAATTTGCACCTAAAACTCTGGGTTTATTATTAGCAACTTGTAGTGAAGATGGAGTAATTAGAATATATGAAGCTCCTGATGTTATGAATTTGAGTCAGTGGACACTACAACATGATATTAGTTGTAAGCTGCAGTGTAGTTGTCTCACATGGAATCCGTCACTTTCAAG GTTACACCCTCCAATGATAGCAGTTGGAAGTGATGATTCAAATCCATCTGCTGGAGGAAAGGTCTTTATATATGAATATTCTGAGAGCAGTAGAAGATGGGCAAAAACAGAGACACTAGCAATTCCTGACCCTGTGCATGACATTGCATTTGCTCCAAATCTGGGTAGGAGTTTTCATACATTGGCTATTGCAACAAAAGATGTAAAGATAATTACATTGAAACCTATATT GGATACTGTACAAAGTGGTGCGCAACGTTTTGAGATTACTACGGCAGCACAATTTTCCGATCACGATTTTACCGTATGGCGTGTCTGTTGGAACATTATGGGTACTATCTTAGCGAGTTCAGGAGATGACGGTTGTGTTCGGTTATGGAAAgacaattatattaataattggAAGTGTGTTGCTGTTCTGAAAGGTGATGGAACATCTGCTCAGAGTGCTGAAACTCCTACAGCAGCAACGCCACCGAATCACTCGACAGGGACGCAACAAACACCTTCCACGACAAG AGCAATAACTGTAGCAACTGTCACTGCAGAAAAACCTACAGTTACAGTAATGTGCATCAATAAATGGCAAGCACCTGTTACAAAAGGTCGTTTTAGTAAATCTGTCTGGCTGGGAAATCCCAGCGAAGCAACACTACCACCACCTCCAATTCTAGAGTGTCCCAAAGCAAAAAAGTAA
- the Nup44a gene encoding nuclear pore complex protein Nup44A isoform X2, which yields MFEAHSINAEHKDLIHDIAYDFYGQRMATCSSDQFVKVWDEDEHGNWHLTASWKAHSGSVWKVTWAHPEFGQVLATCSFDRTAAVWEEIVGEGSGPGERGMRHWVRRTNLVDSRKSVTDVKFAPKTLGLLLATCSEDGVIRIYEAPDVMNLSQWTLQHDISCKLQCSCLTWNPSLSRLHPPMIAVGSDDSNPSAGGKVFIYEYSESSRRWAKTETLAIPDPVHDIAFAPNLGRSFHTLAIATKDVKIITLKPILDTVQSGAQRFEITTAAQFSDHDFTVWRVCWNIMGTILASSGDDGCVRLWKDNYINNWKCVAVLKGDGTSAQSAETPTAATPPNHSTGTQQTPSTTRYYKLGSISHPNQVPWH from the exons ATGTTCGAAGCACATAGCATCAATGCAGAACACAAAGACTTGATCCACGATATTGCATACGATTTTTATGGGCAACGAATGGCAACATGCTCCAGTGATCAATTTGTAAAA GTCTGGGATGAAGACGAACATGGGAACTGGCATTTGACTGCATCTTGGAAAGCTCACAGTGGATCTGTGTGGAAAGTTACTTGGGCACATCCAGAATTTGGTCAAGTTCTTGCAACATGTTCCTTTGATCGGACAGCAGCTGTGTGGGAAGAAATAG TTGGAGAAGGATCAGGCCCAGGTGAACGTGGCATGAGACACTGGGTCAGGAGAACAAACTTGGTAGATTCTAGAAAATCTGTAACAGATGTGAAATTTGCACCTAAAACTCTGGGTTTATTATTAGCAACTTGTAGTGAAGATGGAGTAATTAGAATATATGAAGCTCCTGATGTTATGAATTTGAGTCAGTGGACACTACAACATGATATTAGTTGTAAGCTGCAGTGTAGTTGTCTCACATGGAATCCGTCACTTTCAAG GTTACACCCTCCAATGATAGCAGTTGGAAGTGATGATTCAAATCCATCTGCTGGAGGAAAGGTCTTTATATATGAATATTCTGAGAGCAGTAGAAGATGGGCAAAAACAGAGACACTAGCAATTCCTGACCCTGTGCATGACATTGCATTTGCTCCAAATCTGGGTAGGAGTTTTCATACATTGGCTATTGCAACAAAAGATGTAAAGATAATTACATTGAAACCTATATT GGATACTGTACAAAGTGGTGCGCAACGTTTTGAGATTACTACGGCAGCACAATTTTCCGATCACGATTTTACCGTATGGCGTGTCTGTTGGAACATTATGGGTACTATCTTAGCGAGTTCAGGAGATGACGGTTGTGTTCGGTTATGGAAAgacaattatattaataattggAAGTGTGTTGCTGTTCTGAAAGGTGATGGAACATCTGCTCAGAGTGCTGAAACTCCTACAGCAGCAACGCCACCGAATCACTCGACAGGGACGCAACAAACACCTTCCACGACAAGGTACTACAAATTGGGTTCCATCAGTCATCCAAACCAAGTGCCTTggcattaa
- the Eef2 gene encoding eukaryotic translation elongation factor 2 isoform X1 yields MVNFTVDEIRAMMDKKKNIRNMSVIAHVDHGKSTLTDSLVSKAGIIAGAKAGETRFTDTRKDEQERCITIKSTAISMFFELEERDLVFITNPDQRDKDEKGFLINLIDSPGHVDFSSEVTAALRVTDGALVVVDCVSGVCVQTETVLRQAIAERIKPVLFMNKMDRALLELQLDPEDLYQTFQRIVENVNVIIATYSDDDGPMGEVRVDPSKGSVGFGSGLHGWAFTLKQFSEMYAEKFNIDVVKLMNRLWGESFFNPKTKKWSKQKEADNKRSFCMYVLDPIYKVFDSIMNYKKEEADNVLKKLKIILKPEDKDKDGKALLKVVMRTWLPAGEALLQMIAIHLPSPVTAQKYRMEMLYEGPLDDEAAIGIKNCDPNGPLMMYVSKMVPTSDKGRFYAFGRVFSGKVSTGMKARIMGPNFQPGKKEDLYEKAIQRTILMMGRYVEAIEDVPSGNICGLVGVDQFLVKTGTITTFKDAHNMKVMKFSVSPVVRVAVEPKNPADLPKLVEGLKRLAKSDPMVQCIIEESGEHIIAGAGELHLEICLKDLEEDHACIPIKKSDPVVSYRETISEQSNQMCLSKSPNKHNRLFMMACPMPDGLAEDIDSGEVNPKDDFKVRARYLSEKYDYDVTEARKIWCFGPDGTGPNILVDCTKGVQYLNEVKDSVVAGFQWATKEGVLSEENLRGVRFNIHDVTLHADAIHRGGGQIIPTTRRCLYACLLTASPRLMEPVYLCEIQCPETAVGGIYGVLNRRRGHVFEEQQVAGTPMFVVKAYLPVNESFGFTADLRSNTGGQAFPQCVFDHWQILPGDPMESNTRPYQVVQETRKRKGLKEGLPDLSAYLDKL; encoded by the exons ATG GTGAACTTCACGGTAGACGAGATACGTGCCATGATGGACAAAAAGAAAAACATCAGAAATATGTCCGTCATTGCACACGTCGATCATGGAAAGTCAACTCTGACTGATTCCCTTGTGTCCAAAGCCGGTATTATTGCCGGCGCCAAAGCTGGTGAAACCCGATTTACTGATACTCGTAAGGATGAACAAGAACGTTGTATTACAATTAAATCCAC ggccatttctatgttcttcgAACTCGAAGAGAGAGATTTAGTTTTCATCACAAATCCAGACCAACGTGATAAAGATGAAAAGGGTTTCTTGATCAACTTGATCGATTCACCTGGCCACGTAGATTTCTCTAGTGAAGTAACAGCTGCTCTGCGTGTAACTGATGGAGCTCTTGTGGTTGTTGATTGTGTATCTG GTGTCTGTGTACAAACGGAAACTGTACTTCGTCAGGCTATCGCAGAACGTATTAAGCCTGTACTGTTCATGAACAAAATGGACAGAGCACTATTGGAACTTCAGCTTGATCCTGAAGATCTTTATCAAACTTTCCAGCGTATCGTTGAAAACGTTAACGTTATTATTGCAACGTATTCAGACGATGATGGCCCTATGGGTGAAGTCAGAGTAGATCCAAGCAAGGGATCTGTTGGTTTTGGTTCTGGTCTTCATGGTTGGGCGTTTACATTGAAACAGTTCTCTGAAATGTACGCAGAAAAGTTCAATATCGATGTCGTGAAGCTTATGAACAGATTGTGGGGAgaatcgttcttcaatcctaaaaccaaGAAGTGGAGCAAACAGAAAGAAGCAGATAACAAACGATCATTTTGCATGTATGTCCTAGATCCAATTTATAAG GTTTTCGATAGTATTATGAATTATAAGAAAGAAGAAGCAGATAATGTGCTGAAAAAACTGAAAATTATTTTGAAGCCTGAAGATAAAGATAAGGATGGCAAGGCTCTCCTTAAG GTTGTCATGAGAACATGGTTACCAGCTGGAGAAGCTTTGCTTCAGATGATTGCCATCCATTTGCCATCTCCCGTCACTGCTCAAAAATACCGTATGGAAATGTTGTATGAAGGTCCACTCGATGATGAGGCTGCTATTGGTATTAAG aaCTGTGATCCAAATGGACCACTCATGATGTATGTCTCAAAAATGGTACCGACTTCTGataaaggtcgtttctacgcttTTGGTCGTGTATTCTCTGGAAAAGTAAGCACTGGTATGAAAGCTCGTATCATGGGCCCCAACTTCCAACCGGGCAAGAAAGAAGATCTTTATGAGAAAGCTATCCAGCGTACAATCTTGATGATGGGTCGTTATGTTGAGGCGATTGAAGATGTGCCTTCTG GTAATATTTGTGGTCTTGTTGGTGTGGATCAATTCTTGGTAAAGACTGGTACAATTACAACATTCAAAGATGCCCACAACATGAAAGTTATGAAGTTCTCAGTTTCTCCTGTAGTGCGTGTCGCTGTTGAACCTAAGAATCCAGCAGATTTGCCCAAGTTAGTTGAAG GTCTCAAACGTTTAGCGAAATCTGATCCTATGGTACAATGTATCATCGAAGAATCTGGAGAACACATTATCGCTGGTGCTGGAGAACTTCATCTTGAAATCTGTTTGAAAGATTTGGAAGAGGACCATGCTTGCATACCTATTAAGAAATCGGATCCTGTCGTATCCTACAGAGAAACTATTTCGGAACAATCGAATCAAATGTGTCTTTCAAAATCGCCCAACAAACACAATCGTCTGTTCATGATGGCGTGTCCTATGCCTGACGGTCTTGCTGAAGATATCGACAGTGGTGAAGTCAATCCAAAGGATGACTTCAAAGTACGTGCACGTTATTTGAGCGAGAAATACGATTATGACGTAACTGAAGCTAGGAAGATCTGGTGCTTCGGTCCCGATGGAACTGGCCCAAACATTTTAGTAGACTGCACAAAGGGAGTACAGTATCTTAATGAAGTTAAGGATTCTGTAGTAGCTGGATTCCAGTGGGCCACAAAAGag GGTGTTCTCTCTGAAGAGAACTTGAGAGGTGTACGTTTCAACATTCATGATGTAACGCTACATGCTGACGCTATTCACAGAGGTGGTGGTCAAATCATCCCTACCACGAGACGTTGTCTTTATGCTTGTCTCCTCACTGCCTCTCCTCGTCTCATGGAACCAGTTTACTTGTGTGAAATTCAG TGCCCAGAAACCGCCGTCGGTGGTATCTACGGTGTCCTGAATCGCAGAAGAGGTCACGTATTCGAAGAGCAACAAGTCGCTGGTACACCTATGTTCGTAGTTAAAGCATATCTTCCAGTCAACGAGTCCTTCGGCTTTACTGCCGATTTGCGTTCCAACACCGGAGGACAAGCTTTCCCACAGTGTGTGTTTGACCATTGGCAGATCCTGCCCGGAGATCCAATGGAATCCAATACCAGACCTTACCAAGTTGTGCAG GAAACACGTAAGAGGAAGGGATTGAAGGAAGGTCTCCCAGATCTGAGTGCATACCTTGACAAATTGTAA
- the LOC143179046 gene encoding dolichyl-diphosphooligosaccharide--protein glycosyltransferase subunit 4-like: protein MITDVQLAVFCNILGATLFCLVFLFHYINANYSK from the coding sequence ATGATCACAGACGTACAGCTGGCAGTTTTCTGCAACATTCTTGGAGCAACATTGTTTTGCTTAGTATTCCTGTTTCACTACATAAATGCGAATTATTCGAAATGA
- the LOC143179940 gene encoding protein PRRC1-B-like isoform X2, which translates to MTDDSNGESTFEFVERKTDESSASGEIVKTDSFSSLSSSTSLLMPLGVSTSTGNLLSNIAPPSALPSFVSNSGTLLSERSSHNLESPIQKKHEPVKSMLNAPIQPKPLQPETYQVPPTTVINPSIQNVQTTVQSENPVQETGMVGGGLLSWVKETVVNSNVLSKVAEKAKNSVNTMITTLDPQMHSGGDVEIVVASDKDVKISPVRQAFQTVFGKATVTGVAVESSAIATQPVGFAAGVKGAEERINSARNNPSLPKDIPIIAVENFLLEVGEDKWYDLGVILLNDPKHNVNLQTFTQMTPVPSQIVTMAQEATPEDYPLKWSGLAVTVGSLMASSLQVSHNEWHNALTGVSRRDIILLAVQSLAGIYKNTINPV; encoded by the exons ATGACCGACGATTCCAATGGGGAATCTACGTTCGAATTTGTCGAAAGGAAGACCGATGAATCTTCCGCATCTGGAGAAATTGTCAAAACAG ATTCATTCAGCAGCTTATCTTCCTCTACGTCTTTATTAATGCCATTAGGGGTCTCAACATCTACAGGAAATTTGTTATCAAACATAGCACCACCTAGTGCATTACCTAGCTTTGTATCAAATTCAGGGACATTGTTGTCAGAGAGATCCTCTCATAATCTGGAATCACCCATACAAAAGAAACATGAACCTGTTAAATCAATGTTAAATGCTCCCATTCAACCTAAGCCTTTGCAGCCAGAAACATATCAAGTACCACCAACTACTGTCATTAATCCGTCCATACAAAATGTACAAACTACAGTGCAATCTGAAAATCCGGTGCAAGAAACAGGAATGGTTGGTGGTGGTTTACTCTCATGGGTAAAAGAAACAGTGGTAAACAGTAATGTCTTAAGTAAAGTTGCAGAGAAGGCAAAAAACAGTGTTAATACCATGATTACAACATTAGACCCCCAGATGC ATTCCGGTGGTGATGTGGAAATTGTAGTTGCTTCAGACAAAGATGTTAAAATAAGTCCTGTACGTCAGGCTTTTCAAACAGTGTTTGGCAAAGCAACAGTAAC TGGTGTAGCAGTTGAAAGTTCAGCTATTGCTACTCAACCAGTTGGTTTTGCTGCTGGAGTGAAGGGGGCAGAGGAGAGAATTAATTCTGCACGAAATAATCCCTCTCTTCCAAAAGATATACCTATAATTGCTGTGGAGAATTTCTTGCTAGAAGTAGGGGAAGATAAGTGGTATGATTTAGGAGTAATACTTCTCAATGATCCTAAACATAACGTGAATTTGCAAACATTTACGCAAATGACACCAGTACCAAGTCAAATAGTAACAATGGCGCAAGAAGCAACACCCGAAGACTATCCTCTTAAATGGTCTGGGCTGGCAGTTACTGTTGGTAGTTTAATGGCAAGCAGTTTACAG GTTTCTCACAATGAGTGGCATAACGCACTCACTGGAGTTTCTAGAAGGGACATTATACTTCTAGCAGTTCAATCATTGGCTGGAATCTACAAGAATACAATTAATCCTGTGTAA
- the LOC143179940 gene encoding protein PRRC1-B-like isoform X1 — MTDDSNGESTFEFVERKTDESSASGEIVKTDSFSSLSSSTSLLMPLGVSTSTGNLLSNIAPPSALPSFVSNSGTLLSERSSHNLESPIQKKHEPVKSMLNAPIQPKPLQPETYQVPPTTVINPSIQNVQTTVQSENPVQETGMVGGGLLSWVKETVVNSNVLSKVAEKAKNSVNTMITTLDPQMREFIYSGGDVEIVVASDKDVKISPVRQAFQTVFGKATVTGVAVESSAIATQPVGFAAGVKGAEERINSARNNPSLPKDIPIIAVENFLLEVGEDKWYDLGVILLNDPKHNVNLQTFTQMTPVPSQIVTMAQEATPEDYPLKWSGLAVTVGSLMASSLQVSHNEWHNALTGVSRRDIILLAVQSLAGIYKNTINPV; from the exons ATGACCGACGATTCCAATGGGGAATCTACGTTCGAATTTGTCGAAAGGAAGACCGATGAATCTTCCGCATCTGGAGAAATTGTCAAAACAG ATTCATTCAGCAGCTTATCTTCCTCTACGTCTTTATTAATGCCATTAGGGGTCTCAACATCTACAGGAAATTTGTTATCAAACATAGCACCACCTAGTGCATTACCTAGCTTTGTATCAAATTCAGGGACATTGTTGTCAGAGAGATCCTCTCATAATCTGGAATCACCCATACAAAAGAAACATGAACCTGTTAAATCAATGTTAAATGCTCCCATTCAACCTAAGCCTTTGCAGCCAGAAACATATCAAGTACCACCAACTACTGTCATTAATCCGTCCATACAAAATGTACAAACTACAGTGCAATCTGAAAATCCGGTGCAAGAAACAGGAATGGTTGGTGGTGGTTTACTCTCATGGGTAAAAGAAACAGTGGTAAACAGTAATGTCTTAAGTAAAGTTGCAGAGAAGGCAAAAAACAGTGTTAATACCATGATTACAACATTAGACCCCCAGATGCGTGAGTTCATTT ATTCCGGTGGTGATGTGGAAATTGTAGTTGCTTCAGACAAAGATGTTAAAATAAGTCCTGTACGTCAGGCTTTTCAAACAGTGTTTGGCAAAGCAACAGTAAC TGGTGTAGCAGTTGAAAGTTCAGCTATTGCTACTCAACCAGTTGGTTTTGCTGCTGGAGTGAAGGGGGCAGAGGAGAGAATTAATTCTGCACGAAATAATCCCTCTCTTCCAAAAGATATACCTATAATTGCTGTGGAGAATTTCTTGCTAGAAGTAGGGGAAGATAAGTGGTATGATTTAGGAGTAATACTTCTCAATGATCCTAAACATAACGTGAATTTGCAAACATTTACGCAAATGACACCAGTACCAAGTCAAATAGTAACAATGGCGCAAGAAGCAACACCCGAAGACTATCCTCTTAAATGGTCTGGGCTGGCAGTTACTGTTGGTAGTTTAATGGCAAGCAGTTTACAG GTTTCTCACAATGAGTGGCATAACGCACTCACTGGAGTTTCTAGAAGGGACATTATACTTCTAGCAGTTCAATCATTGGCTGGAATCTACAAGAATACAATTAATCCTGTGTAA